A window of Candidatus Zixiibacteriota bacterium contains these coding sequences:
- a CDS encoding carbohydrate ABC transporter permease → MKPQPLKSTLRILIALVIAAVFVAPFVYMLIGSFSTAFTLTGTLDWSAITWTLTNYAFLFSQSQLYIPLLNSLLVAAVVTLGNLLFCTLAGYVLARREFRGQKLVMLSVILVLMIPAHVVIIPMYLLANWLGIFDTYLALILPFLVLPLGVFMMRQYISAIPADMEEAARIEGASEWTIIWRVVMPLCRPALAVLGVQVFLVNWNSFIYPFILTSSESMRTLPVALALLQGYQSINLPQLFAAATISALPTMVLFVLFSRRITEGIIAGALKG, encoded by the coding sequence GTGAAGCCTCAGCCCCTGAAGTCAACCCTGCGAATCCTGATCGCACTCGTGATTGCGGCGGTCTTCGTGGCGCCGTTCGTTTACATGCTGATCGGCTCATTCTCCACCGCGTTCACGTTAACGGGGACTCTCGACTGGAGCGCAATTACGTGGACGCTGACCAACTACGCGTTCCTCTTCTCGCAGTCGCAGTTGTACATCCCGCTGCTGAATTCCCTGCTGGTGGCGGCCGTGGTCACGCTGGGCAATTTGTTGTTTTGCACGCTGGCCGGCTATGTCTTGGCGCGGCGCGAGTTTCGCGGCCAGAAGCTGGTGATGTTGTCGGTGATCCTGGTGCTGATGATTCCGGCGCACGTGGTCATCATTCCGATGTATCTGCTTGCGAACTGGCTGGGGATTTTCGACACGTACCTGGCGTTGATCCTGCCGTTCCTCGTGTTGCCGCTGGGCGTGTTCATGATGCGGCAGTACATTTCCGCAATCCCGGCCGACATGGAAGAAGCGGCGCGGATCGAGGGCGCGAGCGAGTGGACGATCATCTGGCGGGTGGTGATGCCGCTGTGTCGACCGGCGCTGGCGGTGTTGGGCGTGCAGGTTTTTCTGGTCAACTGGAATTCCTTCATCTACCCCTTCATTCTGACGTCATCGGAGTCGATGCGCACCCTGCCGGTGGCGCTGGCGCTGTTACAGGGTTATCAGAGCATCAATCTGCCGCAGTTGTTTGCCGCCGCCACGATTTCGGCGTTACCGACGATGGTGCTGTTTGTGCTGTTTTCGCGCCGAATCACCGAGGGGATCATTGCCGGCGCATTGAAGGGCTGA
- a CDS encoding DUF72 domain-containing protein, whose amino-acid sequence MTTKGTVKVGTSGYSFADWQTVFYPPRLPKAKMLDYYATQFDTVEINATYYRIPPPPTFASMVRRTKPHFEFMVKAHESLTHKRHQARELTPVFRDAIAPLAESGRLQGILAQFPWSFVRNPQNLDHIKTCRELLIDYNLFVEFRHASWIRTEIFDLLRALEIGFVSVDEPQLEQMVPPVAVATIPVGYVRFHGRNADKWYTGEGSDRYDYLYSESELQEWITKIEALRLEAKTVYLFFNNCHQGQAVTNARQILEMLDVS is encoded by the coding sequence ATGACGACGAAGGGCACTGTCAAAGTCGGAACTTCCGGCTACTCGTTCGCCGACTGGCAAACCGTGTTCTATCCGCCGCGATTGCCCAAGGCCAAAATGCTCGACTATTATGCCACCCAGTTCGATACTGTCGAGATCAACGCCACTTACTACCGCATCCCGCCGCCGCCGACATTCGCAAGTATGGTCAGGCGCACCAAACCCCACTTCGAGTTCATGGTCAAAGCGCACGAATCGCTCACCCACAAACGGCACCAGGCTCGCGAACTGACACCGGTATTCCGCGACGCTATTGCTCCCCTGGCTGAATCGGGGCGGCTTCAGGGGATTTTGGCGCAATTCCCGTGGTCGTTCGTGCGCAACCCGCAAAATCTGGATCACATTAAGACTTGCCGCGAGCTTTTAATCGATTATAATTTGTTCGTCGAATTCCGGCACGCCAGCTGGATTCGAACGGAGATCTTTGACTTATTGCGCGCCTTGGAGATCGGCTTCGTTTCTGTGGACGAACCCCAACTGGAACAAATGGTTCCGCCGGTCGCGGTGGCCACGATTCCGGTCGGCTATGTCAGATTCCACGGCCGAAATGCCGATAAATGGTATACCGGTGAGGGGTCCGATCGCTATGACTATCTCTACAGCGAATCGGAATTGCAAGAGTGGATAACTAAGATCGAGGCACTGCGGTTAGAGGCAAAGACCGTGTACTTGTTTTTCAACAACTGCCATCAAGGGCAAGCGGTTACCAATGCCCGGCAGATTCTGGAGATGCTTGATGTCTCTTAA
- a CDS encoding extracellular solute-binding protein has product MMKSRLLLLIMIGLMGAGCSQQAGGPQQLTWWQFWTSPDVRPVVTRMAADFEAKAAAKVQLGDLTWADGHEKIAIGLAASGGPDVIELGSDWVAEFAAGGRLLDLTPYLGGLRDSLLMWEPAEFAGGTYAVPWMLGTRVLFCNKSLLAQAGYPPEFVPRTWPELLDAARKVDALGNDIFGFASNSAERHRLYKKFLPFFWSAGGEVFGVDQASTQFSSSAGLRSLEFYLQLSDAGLIETQARLEEYFVAGKVGFVISGEWLVRRLRQDRPALQWEVAAMPADTVTGVGVSFVGGEYLVVNTQSANPALAMALLRHLTLPENDGKFAAATGSFTPVNRYSPLPLDSALAPVAAVFQQQLKVSRATPVHPDWVAVEEILERGLEQAIFKKLSAAEALAMIDRECGEVLQRRYGR; this is encoded by the coding sequence ATGATGAAGTCTCGACTCTTATTGCTAATCATGATCGGCCTGATGGGGGCCGGGTGTTCGCAGCAAGCCGGCGGACCGCAGCAGTTGACCTGGTGGCAGTTCTGGACCAGCCCCGATGTGCGGCCGGTGGTCACGAGGATGGCGGCGGATTTCGAAGCCAAGGCGGCCGCGAAAGTCCAGTTGGGCGATCTCACCTGGGCGGATGGCCACGAGAAGATCGCGATCGGACTGGCCGCCAGCGGTGGTCCCGACGTGATCGAGCTCGGCTCCGACTGGGTGGCCGAATTCGCGGCGGGCGGGCGATTGCTGGATTTGACGCCTTACCTTGGGGGCCTGCGCGACAGTCTGCTGATGTGGGAGCCGGCGGAGTTTGCCGGGGGGACTTATGCCGTGCCGTGGATGCTGGGGACACGGGTCTTGTTCTGTAACAAGTCATTGCTCGCGCAAGCGGGGTATCCGCCGGAATTTGTACCGAGGACGTGGCCGGAGCTGCTGGATGCGGCGCGCAAGGTGGATGCGCTCGGCAACGACATTTTTGGTTTCGCCAGCAATTCGGCGGAGCGGCATCGGCTTTACAAGAAGTTCCTTCCCTTCTTCTGGAGCGCCGGCGGCGAAGTTTTCGGCGTCGACCAAGCCTCCACGCAGTTCAGCAGTTCTGCCGGTCTGCGCAGTCTGGAATTCTACTTGCAGTTGTCCGATGCCGGCTTGATCGAGACGCAAGCGCGGTTGGAGGAATATTTCGTGGCCGGCAAGGTCGGTTTCGTCATTTCCGGAGAGTGGCTGGTGCGCCGCCTGCGGCAGGATCGCCCCGCGTTGCAGTGGGAAGTGGCCGCGATGCCGGCCGACACGGTGACCGGAGTCGGCGTCTCGTTTGTCGGCGGCGAATACCTGGTCGTGAATACGCAGAGTGCAAATCCCGCATTGGCGATGGCACTGCTGCGTCACTTGACACTGCCGGAGAATGACGGCAAATTCGCAGCGGCGACGGGGAGTTTTACGCCGGTGAATCGTTATTCCCCGTTGCCGTTAGACTCGGCGCTGGCGCCGGTTGCGGCGGTGTTTCAGCAGCAGCTGAAGGTATCGCGAGCGACGCCGGTGCACCCGGATTGGGTGGCGGTTGAGGAGATTCTGGAGCGGGGGCTTGAACAGGCAATTTTCAAGAAACTCTCCGCCGCCGAGGCGCTCGCGATGATCGACCGCGAATGCGGCGAGGTGTTGCAGCGTCGTTATGGCCGGTAA
- a CDS encoding N-acetylmuramoyl-L-alanine amidase, protein MPKAIATHSSSRRIAGLASLIALLWLAGTSAQTQPTLKIDVIYPTQNQRIAAVDSQFIFGNVTPGATLTINGTSVPVYSNGAFLAFLPISSGRFTFRLEAALGGQKKTHEVAIIVPEPYRIPPAESTVIVPGYLVPSGRQTWMEGDLVNFAFRGTPGLKAYFRLSHDERLSVMTESPPAPQSYWAQALFGEGEVPDSLLVKGSFTGSSVLQSRHVSDSLTVTYYLCRRPLKDLDSKERGFKRQLETCGCVTRESDAVLTVWPQNKVVVGELKDSLQTLRVGPRKGYFSVFQPRGLRFRITGFANNSYRARLVEGQDVWIADTSLKLLPEGSRIPGGEFSLIRTRKTDGGVVITLNPGAKLPFDVEYDRLANRLYLRVYNCTSNIDWVRYDTSDSLIASIRYDQPQTGVVELAIDLSRTLWGYDCHYDQTQLNLKLDDRPHLDTALSGLRIAVDPGHSPDPGAIGPTGFKEKDANLQIALELRNLLTEKGASVLMTREGDTPLALHDRAPRAYAFNADIFVSVHNNALPDGVNPFTNNGTSCFYYHPQSMELAETVHRRMVAATGYNDYGLWHGNFAVIRPTGYLSILVECAFMMLPEHEIDLQTTAFRHRIAQAIADGICDFIERERARAAIGK, encoded by the coding sequence TTGCCTAAGGCGATCGCAACTCATTCTTCATCCCGACGCATCGCCGGACTTGCATCGCTCATCGCGTTGCTCTGGCTGGCTGGTACCTCGGCGCAAACGCAGCCTACCCTTAAGATCGATGTCATCTACCCCACCCAGAACCAGCGCATCGCCGCAGTCGATTCGCAGTTCATCTTTGGCAACGTCACCCCCGGCGCCACGCTAACGATCAACGGCACTTCGGTTCCGGTCTATTCCAACGGCGCGTTCCTGGCCTTCCTGCCGATTTCCTCGGGGCGCTTCACCTTCCGGCTCGAAGCCGCCTTGGGTGGCCAGAAGAAGACGCACGAGGTAGCGATCATTGTACCCGAACCCTACCGCATACCGCCGGCCGAGTCGACCGTGATTGTCCCCGGCTACCTGGTGCCGAGCGGCCGACAAACCTGGATGGAAGGCGACCTCGTCAATTTCGCCTTCCGTGGCACCCCCGGCTTGAAAGCCTATTTTCGCCTCTCGCACGACGAGAGACTGAGCGTAATGACCGAATCTCCCCCGGCGCCGCAAAGCTACTGGGCACAGGCGCTCTTCGGCGAAGGCGAAGTTCCGGATTCTCTGCTTGTCAAGGGCAGCTTCACCGGAAGCAGTGTGCTGCAAAGTCGGCACGTCAGCGACTCGCTCACCGTGACTTACTACCTCTGTCGCAGGCCGCTCAAAGACCTCGACAGCAAAGAGCGGGGCTTCAAGAGACAGCTTGAGACCTGCGGTTGCGTGACGCGCGAAAGCGATGCCGTTCTTACCGTCTGGCCCCAAAACAAAGTCGTCGTCGGTGAATTGAAAGACTCGCTGCAAACCTTGCGCGTTGGCCCGCGCAAGGGCTACTTCTCCGTGTTTCAACCGCGCGGCCTGCGCTTCCGCATCACCGGCTTCGCCAATAACTCGTATCGCGCGCGCCTGGTCGAAGGCCAGGACGTCTGGATCGCCGACACCAGCCTGAAACTGCTTCCGGAGGGAAGCCGTATTCCCGGCGGCGAATTCAGCCTGATCCGCACTCGCAAGACCGACGGCGGCGTAGTTATCACGCTCAACCCGGGCGCCAAGCTGCCGTTTGATGTCGAATACGACCGCCTCGCCAATCGGCTGTATCTGCGGGTTTACAACTGCACCTCCAATATCGACTGGGTGCGTTACGACACCAGCGACAGCCTGATCGCCTCGATTCGGTACGACCAACCGCAAACCGGCGTCGTCGAGCTCGCAATCGATCTCTCGCGCACGCTCTGGGGCTACGACTGCCACTACGATCAAACCCAACTCAACCTGAAACTCGATGACCGACCCCACTTGGACACCGCTCTCAGCGGGTTGCGCATCGCTGTCGATCCCGGCCATTCGCCCGATCCCGGCGCCATCGGACCGACCGGATTCAAGGAGAAGGACGCCAATCTCCAAATCGCGCTGGAACTGCGCAATCTCCTGACCGAGAAAGGCGCCTCGGTGCTGATGACGCGCGAAGGCGACACGCCTTTGGCATTGCACGACCGGGCGCCGCGCGCCTACGCCTTCAATGCCGATATCTTCGTCTCGGTGCACAACAACGCCCTGCCCGACGGCGTCAATCCCTTCACCAACAACGGCACCTCGTGTTTCTATTATCACCCGCAGTCCATGGAACTGGCCGAAACGGTTCACCGCCGCATGGTCGCCGCCACCGGCTACAACGACTACGGCCTCTGGCACGGCAACTTCGCCGTGATCCGTCCCACCGGCTACCTGTCAATTCTGGTGGAGTGCGCATTCATGATGCTGCCGGAGCATGAGATCGACCTGCAGACGACGGCGTTTCGTCACCGGATCGCGCAGGCCATCGCCGACGGCATTTGCGATTTCATTGAACGCGAACGCGCGCGCGCCGCGATCGGGAAGTGA
- a CDS encoding sugar ABC transporter permease produces the protein MAGNSRSFRRTDLLFLSPWLATLLLFWLFPIIASFAVSLTDYQLLSGNFAYVGSENFRRLFADDVFLRAILNTVVFTVGTLPVTTACAILLALFLNANLPARRFFQSVYFFPSVVSLVVVALIFSSLYARGGYIQMLGELAGLSAPEHGFLFSQMTALPAIMAMDIWMSSGYYMLLFLAALQSIPRELYDAAALEGASWWQRFRIVTLPHLKPMLLFVVILNTIKSFQIFVEVFVMTKGGPLNSTMTIVYFVYEEGLHKFNIGYGAAAANLLFALIALIAWLELKLIRERTV, from the coding sequence ATGGCCGGTAATTCACGGAGTTTTCGCCGCACCGATCTGCTGTTTCTCTCGCCGTGGCTGGCGACGCTGCTGCTGTTCTGGCTCTTCCCGATCATCGCTTCGTTTGCCGTTTCGCTGACGGACTACCAACTCCTCTCGGGGAACTTCGCGTATGTCGGCTCGGAGAATTTCCGCCGGCTGTTTGCCGACGATGTCTTCCTGCGCGCGATCCTGAATACGGTGGTCTTCACGGTGGGCACGCTGCCGGTGACGACGGCGTGCGCGATTCTGCTGGCATTGTTTCTCAATGCCAACCTGCCGGCGCGGCGGTTCTTTCAATCGGTTTACTTTTTCCCATCGGTCGTCTCGCTGGTCGTGGTGGCGCTGATTTTCAGTTCGCTGTATGCGCGCGGCGGGTATATCCAGATGCTCGGCGAACTGGCCGGTTTGAGCGCGCCGGAACACGGTTTTCTCTTCTCGCAGATGACGGCGCTGCCGGCGATCATGGCGATGGATATCTGGATGTCGAGCGGTTACTACATGCTGTTGTTTCTGGCGGCACTGCAGTCGATTCCGCGCGAGCTGTACGACGCCGCCGCGCTGGAGGGGGCCTCGTGGTGGCAGCGGTTTCGGATTGTGACGTTGCCGCACCTCAAACCGATGCTCTTGTTCGTCGTGATTCTCAACACGATCAAGTCGTTTCAGATCTTCGTCGAGGTTTTCGTGATGACGAAAGGCGGACCGTTGAATTCGACGATGACGATCGTCTATTTCGTGTACGAGGAGGGGCTGCACAAGTTTAACATCGGATATGGCGCAGCAGCGGCCAATCTGCTCTTCGCGCTGATCGCGCTGATCGCCTGGCTGGAGTTGAAGTTGATCCGGGAGCGGACGGTGTAA